The window GCTGTGTCCTGCCTGGAGGGATggaccagagcagcagatgCCCCCGGTCACGGTGAGCCGCCCTGCTTCCCTCGCACGGAGCATCGCCACACGCTTCTCCCCTTCCCGCTCAGCCCTCCTTCCCCTCAGTCCATCCCTCATCTGTCCGtccttccctcctgccagcctggagtCCAGGAGCACCTCTGCAATGTGACAGGGACAGGCCATAGTCCCGCCGTGCCTTGCTGCAGGTGGGAGATGCTTCCCCAGCGAGCCTGTTCCCACCTGCAGTGACAAGGAGCACACCTGTGCTTGGCACCAGTGGGTGGGACAGGAGTGTGAACATGGCCAGCAGCTGATCCTTGAGTGTGGAGCTAGAGACCCCCTCAGGGGGTCACCCCTTCCCCCGAGCTTCTGGAGCCCTGCGGGATGGGACCCCAGGATAGGGCTGTCATGTACCTGATGCCTCTCAGGGCCAAGGGACACCCTGGGATGTGGCTGTTCCCAGCTCCCCCATCACTGtgcacagagccaggagcagggtgGAGAGTGCcctccagggcagagcagcgTGGTGGGGCAGGAGGCTGCATCTGCCTCATCCCTGTTCTTAACCCCGTTCTCCAAGCATCTTGTCCCCATCAGTGTCACTTTTGGTGGCAGAGGGGGGAGGAGCCCACCCGCGTCCCTCACTCTGCCATGCCAGCAGCCCCATGCAGCATCACCAGCCACCCTCCAGGGCAGGGTCAGTGGGTGCCAGGAAGCTCCTGAAATCTGGGGCCAAACCTTGCCCAGGCCCTCAGGCAGGGTGATGGGgtcagaggcagctgagggacGCCTCGCTGGGGTCCCTCACTCCTGGGGGTCCATCGGTGCTAAACACCTCCATGACTGCAGCACCCACTCAGCCACCCAAAGCCCTTCCCCACCCCACTCCCCCTGCACCCTGGATTTAGGGATGTGCCTGGGAAGGGCCCCCGGCCCCCACCCCGGCCAGCGCCGTGCAGTGACCGTGACACGTGGCTCCCTTTTTATTGTAACGAACCGTCGCAATTAATAAAGATGACTTTGGTTACTCCGGGCCAGCGGCCACTTCCCTGCAGGGACATGGCTGGCACCAGGCTCGCCTTTCACCTGTCTCCCATCCTTTTCTATCCATGGGGTGGGAAATGCATGTCTGTGGTGTGGGAAATTGGTGActgtggggtgggagaggggCTTGCAGATCCCCCATGGGGATCTCCTCATGGGTCTCTTCCAGTGGGGTCTCTGCTTCTGAGTTTCTCCCCATGGATCTCCTCCTGTGGGTGTCTCTTTGTGGATCTCTCCCCGTGACTCCCCCTGTGACTCCCAGTGTGAGTCTCCCACTGTGACACTCCCTGTGACACCCCCGTGGGTGTCTCTCTGTGACACTCCTCGTGACTCCCGCATGACGTCTCCCCGTGGCTCTCCCCACCAAGACACCCCCCTGTGACTCTTGCATGTCTCTGAATCGTCCCTGGCTTTTCCCCTGGGACTCCTCCTGTGACTCTCCCTCTGTGTCTTCCAGTGGGTGACACTCCGTGACTCTGGCCGGGGGTCTCGCCCTCTGGGCGTCTCTCCGTGGCTCCCCCCGTGACTCCTCCGGGGGTGTCTCCCACCTCTCCGTAACACCACAGTGGGTGTCTCTCTGTCACCTCCCCCGGTTTCTCCCGCGTGGCTCCTTCCGTGACACCACCTTGTCCCCCGCATGACTCCCGTCCGTGTTCCCCCGTGTATTCCCTGTTTCCCCTAATGACTCCCCATCCTGCCCCCTCCAAGCCCCCCTTCATGTTCCTCCCCGTGTGCTCCATGACTCCGCTCGcgtccccccatgtcccccatgaCTCCTCTCAGTTTcgccccccgtgtccccccagtgtccccgatgattccccccgtgtccccccagtgtccccgatgattcccccccgtgtccccccagtgtccccgatgattccccccgtgtccccccagtgtcccctaTGAttcccccccgtgtccccccagtgtcccctaTGAttcccccccgtgtccccccagtgtcccctaTGAttccccaccgtgtccccccagtgtccccccagtgtccccgatgattccccccatgtccccccagtgtccccgaTGATTCCCCCCGCGTCCCCGATGattccccccgtgtccccgatgattcccccccgtgtcccccccgtgtccccgatgattcccccccatgtcccccgtgtcccccccatgtcgCCAGCCGTTGTCGCTCCTCCCGCGTTGCGGTTCCCGCGCTGTCCGCCAGGGGGCAGCGCCGCCCCGCCGAGCCCTCACGGCCGTGACCGGAACGGGCGGGGCTGGGCCCGGGTGAGCGGgaccggggccggggccggggccagggaCGGGAGAGGGTCCCTGTGGGCCCGGGCGGGGGTCCCGGCGCGGCCCACGCGGGTCCCCATTCCCTGCTGCCAGCGCGGAGGCCCCGGTGCGAGCGGTGACCGCCGCGTCCCGCCCCGGCAGGCATGTGGTCCGTGCTGTGGGCGGCCGTGCGCTCCAAGGCCCCGTACGTCACCTTCCCGGTGGCCTTCGTGGTGGGGCTGGTGGGCTCCCAGCTGGAGTGGTTCCTGCGCGGAGACCCCCCGCCCACTGCCCAGGAGGAGAAGAGCATCTCGGAGCAGCGGGAAGACCGCAAGCTGCAGGAGATCGTGGGCGAGGACCTGACCAAGGTGGTGAGCCTGAAGGACAAGCTGGAGTTCGCCCCTCGGGCCGTGCTCAACAGGAACCGCCCCGAAAAGAGTTAATAAAGGGTGGTTTGGACAAAGGCGGTGCCCTGGAGCGGCTGCTGGGGACTACCCTGGCACATGCACTGCTTCCACCAGCCTCCCTCCTGtacctgctgctcctcaccctcacGGGCACTCTGAGAGTCAGGTTTGCCCAGCCCATGGATTTGCTGAAGGTACCCAGAGCTCGGTGGCAGAGCGGGCCAGGAGCCGTGCATGGAGGTGGAGCGAGTATGAAACTCCTCAGCTCACACCGCGCCTGGCTCCTGAACCACAGAATACTCTCAGCCTGGTTCCATCTGTGTCTCCTCAGGTTTGATTTCTTCCATGCTGTGAAGGTAGAAGAAGTTTAGATCTGAGTGCGATGGGATGGGTTCAGGCTGACCACCAGTGAAAGGAAGAACTGCTGCCCTGCTTCCAGATCCCCTGTGGCTCTTGATGAACCCCAATACGCCAGCAGTCATGGGGCTCTCTGGGGACCCCCTCCCTGCATCATCCCTCCCAGGAATGGTGACAGGGGAGCGGAAGGTTCTCCTCCATTGTCATGCTCTGAGCATGGTGACGTGTTGGGAATGAAGAGATCTCTGCCCTCTGCACAATAAACTTCTGTCAATCCTTGGGCCTCTGTGTCTTCTGCATCAGCACAGCCCGAGCCCTGTTTCTGAGCATGTCTCTTCTCCCTCCGTGTTCAAGAAACAGCTGTTGCAGTAGGACAAATACCATTGCTATCCCTGGCTGGGCACTGGCCTCCAGGCCTGGCAGCAGGGTGGTgggcaggaaggaggaggaggcacCAAATTCCCAGCCCATGATGTGGCTGTgcctccctcccagctcccccagctgtGTCATCTGCTTCCCTTTGACCTCTTTATCTTGAGGAGAAGGGCTGTGATGACATAGGGTGGGATCCTAGGGGACAAGAGTCCCACTGGGGTgctgagcagggagaggctggcagcaggctctgggggCTGGTGGCCAGTGTCCCCTCTAGACTGAGGCATcgctggcacagcagggacaaaccccagccagagctgcctcagcagggccagggctggggttATCGCTGCCTCCCCGCTTGTTTTTTCCCGTGGTCCCTGAGCAAGGCCCCGGCTCTGCCCTGGCCCGGCCTTCCCCTCTTGGGGACGATAAATCTGCCGTGCCCGGTGGAAGGGCTGAGGTCAGGAGCCAGTCAGCGTTCACACTGTGCTGTCCTGCGCCCCGGCCAGGGCCATTCCTACCCTGCTGACAGCTTTACTGCCGTGCTCCTGGCTCTGTTTGCCTCCcgagctgctctcctgggctggactgctgctctcagctgtgCTCATGGCCCGGCACCACTGGCACTCTGACCTTTGCTGCGAGGGCAGCTGAGCCTCGGGAAGAAGGTGCAGGGGGAGCCTGGGAGTGATTTAGAGCCTGTCCCAGCCTTATGAGATCTTCACCACCTCCTGCACTGGGGCTCACAGTGCCCACCACGTTGTCCCCCTGGCAGGCTGGCACTGTCCCTTGAAGTAGCCCCTTCCCCTTTgtctcctgcttttccagacaGGCTGTGGGGTGATGGCTGTTCCCTATTGTGTGCTGTGATGGGAATGGTCCCGTTCCTTCTCCCAGCTGGGACCAGCTCGGAAACTGTCTCTGAAATGCCTTTGTTCACCCCGCGACGAAGCGGCTCCCCCGGCTGTTTACAGCCCATTGATCCCTTCATTCCCAGGGCCAGCCGGCCACAATCGGGCTTTGGGGGGGGGCTCACTGCCCCATTTCCTGCCCCGGGCCCATGCAGTGTCGCTCGgggaggctgctccagcacaggagTGGTGCCTTGGGGAAGGACTGAGACAGATGATGACAGCTTGGGCATTGATGGCACCTGACTGgaagcccctgccctgctcctatCCCCTGCCTGCGGTACTTCCAGCtgttttccctgtgtcctgggacTCCCGTCCATCCGCCGGCATTGCTGTAGGTCTTTGGATTCCCGCAGGCGCTGGGACAGGGGTGAAGCCGCTTCCCAGACCTGTCGCCTTTCTCCTAAGCCTTCATTGCTATAAACCCACCCTTCCTCCCATTGAATCCCAACAATGTGCCGCTTGGGAAGTGCCGGCGGGACGGCGGGACAAGAATAGGAACGGGCAGCTCTCAGGGCTAGGGCGAGCAGCCACGGCGGCTCACGAAAAGGGAGAGGAAGCTTTGCTGAATAAACCATTATGGTAAAACCCTGCCCTCCCGAGGCTGCCCTCGGCCACTCACGTGCAAATGCTCACTCTGGTCCAGGGCATTTGTGATCCAGCTGTTCCTAGCATGGCACAGCTGGGCGCTGCTGTGGAAACCCTGCCTGCAGTGAGCCTGTCCATGGGCAAGGAGTACCATGCCTGGCCCGGAGGCCAGTGTTGAGTGTGAGGGCATCCTCCAAGGCTTGTCCAGCTTCAGGGGTGTCCCTGCATCTggggctggctgtgactgcACAGTGCCATAGATCGGGGGTTGAATCCAGCAGCCATGAGTACTCCTGGTCCCAGCCAGGTGGCCGTGCCCCAGGCTCATGGGGGGTCAGGCTGACTGCAGTGCTCTTGGCATGGCCTGAGGGCAGCTTCCTTTGGAccctctgtcctgccctgcttTGTTCCTGGGATCCATCGTGAACAGCTCATGAGAGGAGCAGGTGGTGGTTTCCAAAGGCAGGATGCCAGGAGcgagctgtgcccagctcactggggtggctcaggggagTGGGACAGCTGCTGTGTGGGGGACAGTGAGATCCTCCTGGCCATCCGGCACACCTGGATGGCTGCTGTGGATGTCCGGTTAGATCAgagcagggatgctccagctgtgcagggctggggatgagGTGACCCTGTGCTGGCACGGGGATGGGCCAAGGCCATCTGGGCCCTTCCTGCAAGGCCTGGAGTGATGATGCTTTTGGAGGAGAGGAACAGGGGGGAGCTGGTGGGGGGAGAAGGGGCCTGCAGGGACTCACACTCTGGTGTCCTGTCCTGGTGCGGTTCAGTGACCCCAGGACACCCTGGACCTGCCCACAgtggggtgaccctgggacaccCGGACCTTCCCACAGcacggtgtccccacagccctgggacacgGCAGGGGCTCACCCTGGCTGCACTGGAGAGCAAATAGAACATCCCCTCAGTGTGTCCCCTACAGCCCCTAGAGActtctgctccctcccagctgaggcttttcccaggCTCTGGTTTTGCCCTTTTCCTGAGAGAAGCCAAGTTTTCCCAGCCTCCACGTCTCTCTTCCTGCTATGGCTCCTTCTGTGGCCAGCAAAAGCCCTGAAGTGCTGTGGGAGAGGAGCAACTCTGCTCTACACCAAGTCACATCCCTCAAGCCATagctggggacagctgcagTGGAACATGTTCCCTTCCCATTCAGCACTGGCTCTTCCTGTAGGTACAGCTCAGGGTTGATTCCCTGTCTCCAGCACTCCAGGACCACAGTGGGTAGTGGTTTGTTTGAAGGCCACATGGATTTCCTATGCCACAAAAAGCCCTTGGCTCTGCAGACAGCAGCCTCTGCTTGCCTGGTGTTGCATCAGGATGatgctctgagctgctgggcagggttAGGACCCATGCCAGGGTGGGCACAGGGTGCTGGGCACTGGAGTCCTGGTGCCTCCACATGAGGAAACGGCCGGGGGTGAGTGACAATGTCAGGATGCAGCTATTGAgtgcatttcctccctcctgcaGTTCTCACACAGGGCCGCATTGTCTGCCATGCCCGTGCATTGAGGGACCCTAGTGGAGGGCTAAATATAACCCTGGGGAGGAAAGGAGCTCTGTGGGGTTTACTTTTCCTTGGCTGTGCACCATTGGCAGTGGCTGGAAATGGCAGGATTATTCCTGGTTTGGGGTTGCCCCAATGGTGGACGCTGTAAGCCCAGAGTGCTGGGGTCAGTGCTCTGTGCCTGGCCCAGGAGGatgctcctggctgctcccacTTCCCCtgaggacacacctgggcatTGACAGGGCCCTGTGGGCAAGTGTGGGCATGCTGTGGCCCTGCCTGGCACCCTTCTTCCCCCTCAGCTGTGATTCTGCTCCCACCTTGCCTCTTCCTGAGTGGGTCAGATTTAGACACTTGCTGTTTTCTGTAAGCTGGgaaagcttaaaaataaatttcttggTGCTTGGCCAGCACTTCATGCAGAGCCTTTCAGGCAGGACAGTCCTCTATCCCAGGCCATGGCAGAGTGGAGCAGGGTGCCTGGCATGGACTGGTCTTATCTGGGAGGAAGGCAGAAACATCCCTGCAGAGGAGCCCCAGGGCTCCTGGGGACTGTGACTGGTGTTAGACCAACACCCCCAGCAGGAATTGGGGTTCTGGGGAGTGTGTGGTCCCTCCCGGACTGGCAAAGCTGCCTCAAAATCTTCCCTAACTCTGGGGGTGCCCCTGGGAGCTCCTCACTGCAGACCCCAGGCTGCCTGTGCCAACATGGGGCTCAGCATCATCATCCAGGGCCAGGTGTTGGGGGAGAGAGTGCCGTTCCCACAAGGGACCGGAGGGACCTGTTTATTCAAGAGGGAGAGTGGAGGTGTGAGAAAGGCCCGCCCAGCCACTGTCTGTCCCCGGGCTGTGCCAAAAGGCTCCACCAGGCCAGCCTGGGCTCTTATCAGCTCCAAACTTTTATTTGCCTAAGGGCTGCCCGCCCACCTTCTGGGGGGCTGCTGCcaaccccagccctgctgctgccccctccccagcctggccctcAGGTGAGCCCCTTGCTGTTGTTGTTGGCAGCATGTCCCGGCGGCGTGGGGGTCACTGCAGCTGCCCCGAGCCACTTTGTCACAACATGGGAACAATAGTGGGACATGGAGCTGTATTTGTGCAGTGCCTGGACACTGGATCCAGGCAAAGGTGGGGGTGGTCTTGGCTGTCTTGTTTTCCACCTTGCAGGGTCACTCGGAAAAGCGTGATGCTCCCCCAGTGCCAACAAAAATAGGAGTCCAGTAGAGGGAAGGTGACCCAGGGACACTGTGGTGGGTAAACATGGCACGGTTTCTCTGTTCCCCTTCACTCGAGCATTTCCTCCTGGCCTAACACACTGGGCtgctctccccagagctgcagggctctgctgatacctggggagcactgggatgtggCCCCTCATTGCGCTGGGGTGGCCTGGGAGGTCCCAATTGGGCAATGGTGGGAGCAGGGTCCTTCCACAGCAGATCTACCCCAGCACCCTCCAGGAGGGtacagggaagagctgggagctggtggTGTTCCCAGATCCCCGCCCCAGGGGGTTTCACCCCCCTCGCCCCCAGCAGGGAGGAAACCAAGGGTGGGCCCAGCCACCAGCCCAAGGACAGTGTGGCTGGGTGCGTCCCTCCTCATTTCCTCCAGTGGCTGATGGCAGCGATACTGCCCCATATCACccatatttcattttctccagggTATTTTTAGCCTGTCCCACCCTCACTGGAGAGGCCCACGATagagcaggctctgctctggcctGGTTTGGCTGGGGAACTAAACAAGAGCCCCAGCCACATTGTGTACCTTTATCTGTGGCTCATTTCCACCTATTATGCAGCCACGAGCAGCTCCATGGCTTCTGCTGGGTTTATCTGCAGTGGAGGGAGCGCGGCTGAGCTCAGCTTTGGGCCACCATGAACTTGGGATGTGACAGTTCTGTCAAAACCCTGAGGACAGGAGGCCACAGTAGCCTCCCCACAGTAGGGAGGGTTGTGCTTTCAGTGGGTGAGTGGCACCTGCAGCACAAATGGGTGTCCACTTTCCCCTTCACCCCAGACCCACCATTCCCACACAATAGCATTTCCCCCTCCCTcaaccccaaaccctctcctgccctcccagaggcagctggaggctgcaggaagTACAGTCATAGCACCTGCACCTTTTCTCATTCATCCAACTTTATTCAACAAGATGCAACATGGAGTCCGccagaggaagggaaacagTGCTGAGGACAGTGCTCACACCTCACGCTCACACCTGGGTCACACAGGACCTGCAGCCCCTTGGTCACAGGAGGATAATCCGCTCTCACAGCATCAGTGGGCTGGGGAAGTCAGGGTGACAGCTCCTATGACAAGTTGGTTCTTCCACCCCcctgccccctcctccccagcccaaAGCAGGAGATGAATAGTGCAAAGttataaaaacacaaaaccccccaaactaTCAGGTGCTGGGCTGATTCCTCCCTAAGCCCCACAGGGCTCCAAGGCacatggccaggctggacatggCTCCCCAAAGTCCCTGCAAACTGCACCTTTAAGGCAGAAACTCCATGCTCAGACCAGCAggttaaaaataacttaaagGCACACATCCCATGGGAaagagcccagggctgggaggggaggaacTCACACTCCTGGGTCACCCACAGTGACCCTGCAGCCATTGGGATCTGCTGGTCACAACAGAGCTAGCTTGACCCCTCTGTGCCCCATGAGGAGGGGGCAGCTTCTGCAGCAAACCCTGGGCAGGTGCCAGGGCCACTGGAATGGGATGGGGCTGGTGGCCAGAATCAGTcagtgctgccccagcccagcttcTCCCGGCAGTCCCCGGCTCAGCCTGCTCTGTGTGGAGGCTGGAGACGAGCAGATTCCCACAGCTGTGCTCCTGGCTCTCATGCCAGCAGAGGCTCTGGGGTCCTGCCGAACCGCTGCTCCCAGTGGTCAGCAGCCTCCAGCCACGGCCTTGGGGACAGCCTGTTCCACGGCATGGCTCCAGggctttctccctttcccatgGCAAGCCACACAGGACATGGCGTCCCGGGGAACTATGTGCAGTTTCCTTCCTTGCAGGGTCTGTGGGGAAAACTGGCGAGAGCTGAGGCTGCGCTCCACGGCCGTGCTCCTgagcatcccatcccatcccagggcaggCAGGTCTTTGGAGCCTCCAGAGGGGAATGTGTATGGCACAGCAccaggcaggaggcagctgccagcccacagccagcacctctgcaggcacaggggACCGAGGAATGTCCCCATGCCAGCCGGGGCCAGCCCGGCACTACACATATTGCTTTTTGGAGGCTGAGCTCCCGGGCCGGCTGCCCAGCTTCTCCTCCGGGGCCGAGGCTTCAGCAGGCTGGGGTGTGTATGGGTCCGACAGTggcctggtgctgctgcccagtGCCAGGTTCTCCTCGTTGCGGTAGTTGGCCCAGTTCTGCTCGCTGGACAGCTTGTTGTAGGTCTGGTAGGAGGGCGCGTGGCTCTCGGCCATGGGCAGGAAGGGATAGTGCTTGGGCGCGTAGGGACTCGAGACCATGTCATCCACAAAGGTGTCCTGGCTTGGTCCAGCTGGCCCTGACACCTTCTTGATGTTGCTAAGCAGGTTCTTGCAGCAGAGGTGGAAGAGCTCCAGGAGGTTCAGGATTAAGGAGATCAGGCCCATCACCAgcatgaagatgatgaagatgcTCTTCTCGGTGGGGCGGGAGATGAAGCAGTCCACTTGATGGGGGCAGGGGTCCCTCTTGCACACGTAGCGGGGCACCATGGAGAAGCCATACAGATACCACTGGCCCACGAGGAAAGCAGCCTCAAAGATGCTCTTGCAGATGATGCTGGTGATGTACGTCCACATCAACGCCCCTCGGATCTTGAGCCGCCCACTCTCTGACATGCAGATCTTCGACATCTTCttctccagggctgccagggccTGCTCGATCTTTGGGTCCTTGCTGTGGATAGCTCGAAGCTCACTCTCCTGCTTCTTCAGCTTCTCCTCCTTTCGGGAGAGATAGACAACGTGGCCCAGGTAAATCAGGGTGGGGGTGCTGACAAAGAGGAACTGGAGCACCCAGTAGCGGATGTGGGAGATGGGGAAAGCTTTGTCATAGCAGACATTGGTGCAGCCTGGCTGCTTGGTGTTACACACGAAATCCGACTGCTCGTCCCCCCACACAGACTCCCCGGCCAAGCCCAGGATGAGGATGCGGAAAATGAAGAGCACGGTGAGCCAGATCTTCCCAATCACGGTCGAATGCTCCTGGACTTGGTCCAGCAGTTTCTGTAGGAATTCCCAGTCACCCATCTTCTAGGAACCCTTTGCCTCTGCCAGCAGGGAGAAGAGAGCAGCCATGTTA is drawn from Poecile atricapillus isolate bPoeAtr1 chromosome 24, bPoeAtr1.hap1, whole genome shotgun sequence and contains these coding sequences:
- the SMIM12 gene encoding small integral membrane protein 12, whose protein sequence is MWSVLWAAVRSKAPYVTFPVAFVVGLVGSQLEWFLRGDPPPTAQEEKSISEQREDRKLQEIVGEDLTKVVSLKDKLEFAPRAVLNRNRPEKS
- the GJA4 gene encoding gap junction alpha-4 protein; translation: MGDWEFLQKLLDQVQEHSTVIGKIWLTVLFIFRILILGLAGESVWGDEQSDFVCNTKQPGCTNVCYDKAFPISHIRYWVLQFLFVSTPTLIYLGHVVYLSRKEEKLKKQESELRAIHSKDPKIEQALAALEKKMSKICMSESGRLKIRGALMWTYITSIICKSIFEAAFLVGQWYLYGFSMVPRYVCKRDPCPHQVDCFISRPTEKSIFIIFMLVMGLISLILNLLELFHLCCKNLLSNIKKVSGPAGPSQDTFVDDMVSSPYAPKHYPFLPMAESHAPSYQTYNKLSSEQNWANYRNEENLALGSSTRPLSDPYTPQPAEASAPEEKLGSRPGSSASKKQYV